The DNA region TGGAGTTGTGCATCCGGCCCGTGCGGACCATCTCGGTGTGGGCGGCGTTCCAGTAAGGGTCGTGGGTCCGCGTCGCGTCGAGTTCCTCGCGGGTGTAGAGGTGGGGGCGGGGGTCGGCGGCGTGTTCCTCCAGTGTTCCCCGCGTCCAGGCGGGCAGCCCCTCGTAGCGGTCGTAGGCGGGGTTGAACTCGCAGTAGTTAAAGCTGAGTTCGCGCCGGACGATCATCTCCTCCAGGAAAGCGTCGAGGCCGGGGCCACCGTCCGAATGCTCCCGCGCCGCGAGGGCCGCCGTCAGGGGTGAGAGGTGGCCGTAGTGCAGGTACGCGCTCAGGCGGCTGCCCCCGTCCACGTTGGGATCGCGCCGCCCGGAGTCGTAGCCCGGCAGCAGGCGGGTCACGAAGTAGTCCAGCCGAGCCAGCGCCTTGACCTCGCCCCCCTCCTCCTCGCCGGGGGGCACGCTGTTGTCCACGCCGAGGGCACGCACGGTGAGCGCGGGGTCGCTCACATCCAGGCCGAGGTCCCAATCGGGGTGGGGCTGGACCTCGCCCTCCACCTTCAGGGGGACCAGAAACCGTTCCAGCAGGCGGTGGAGTTTGGGGCGGAGGGTGCGAGCCCCGACCTCCTGCCGGTTCGAGACGGTGTGGATGGGCACCACAGCGTCCGACTCCACCTGAACGAAGGGCACAGTCAGCCGTTCGGCGAGGTCGGCCCGCCACTGGCGACCGGGACGCAGATATCCCCGGTCGGTGACGACGAGGCTGGCCCCCTGGGCGGCCTTGAAAACTTCGTCGGGCGTGTTCCCGACCCGCACCGAAAGCGGAATGCCGCGCTCAGCCAGGCCCTTTCTCAGGTCCCGCAGGCCCTCCAGCAGGTACTGAAAGTGCCGGGCATTGGCCTCGGGATAGTCGGGATTCAGGCCGAAGACGGCGGCGAGGGGCTGGCCCAGACGCCGGGCCTCGCGCACCGCGTATTCGAGGGCGTGGTTGTCCCGCGTGCGCGCACTCGACTGCACCCACAGCAGCACGAAGCCGCCCCGCCCCGGCTCGCCCGGCCTGAGCACCTGCACCCGTTCCGGCTGGATCATGGTCGGGTTGTACCCCGGCGGGAGCTGAACAGACGGTAGGCGATGCTGCCGAAGTCCTCAGCGTCCGGCAGCCACGGGCACCCGCTCCAACG from Deinococcus aerius includes:
- a CDS encoding deoxyribodipyrimidine photo-lyase produces the protein MIQPERVQVLRPGEPGRGGFVLLWVQSSARTRDNHALEYAVREARRLGQPLAAVFGLNPDYPEANARHFQYLLEGLRDLRKGLAERGIPLSVRVGNTPDEVFKAAQGASLVVTDRGYLRPGRQWRADLAERLTVPFVQVESDAVVPIHTVSNRQEVGARTLRPKLHRLLERFLVPLKVEGEVQPHPDWDLGLDVSDPALTVRALGVDNSVPPGEEEGGEVKALARLDYFVTRLLPGYDSGRRDPNVDGGSRLSAYLHYGHLSPLTAALAAREHSDGGPGLDAFLEEMIVRRELSFNYCEFNPAYDRYEGLPAWTRGTLEEHAADPRPHLYTREELDATRTHDPYWNAAHTEMVRTGRMHNSMRMYWGKKILEWTATPREAYETTLWLNNHYELDGRDANSYAGVGWVFGLHDRPWARRPIFGMVRYLAASGLNRKFDAEAYARRWT